TACATATGTATAAATGAGGTAAGAATAAAGAAATGTCATCTCATTATTACTTGAGAACTAGAGAACTTCAGAAAAGGCTAAAGTAGTgaggtgaataaataaatttgtgAGACAAAATATGCTGTAGTTTCCAAATGTGCAtgcacagcttgtgtaatctccaaAGCAAATCTGAAAAGGGATTGCCACAGAGCAGTTGTATATGGGCCTAAGCTCACCAAGCTGAGTGCCAAGTGTCAACAGAAGGGTATTAAGTCtgccagcattgggctgtggggcagtggaactgtgctgtTTGGACTGATGAAGCTCTAAATTTGGACAATTCTATCTCTACCTTTGGGATGATCTAGCCCATAATTATTCATCTATCCAACATCAATACCTGACATCTCTAATGCTCTCATGACTCtcatgaatgccatcaaatcccttacagaaatgtttcagtAGTGCCAGtggtaatttttttatttatttactaattaCTATTATTGTATTAAAATTATTAGAGCAAGGGTGgcaacggtggtgcagcaggtaagtgTCGCTGTCcaagattgtgggttcgagtcccactccaggtgactgtctgaggagtgtggtgtgttctccctgtgtctgggtttcctccgggtgactgtctgtcaggagtgtggtgtgttctccctgtgtctgcgtgggtttcctccgggtgactgtctgtgagaagtgtggtgtgttctccctgtgtctgggtttcctccgggtgactatctgtgaggagtgtggtgtgttctccctgtgtctgtgtgggtttcctccgtgtgactgtctgtgagaagtgtggtgtgttctccctgtgtctgggtttcctccgggggactgtctgtgaggagtgtggtgtgttctccctgtgtctgcgtgggtttcctccgggtgactgtctgtgaggagtgtggtgtgttctccctgtgtctgtgtgggtttcctccgggtgactgtctgtgaggagtgtggtgtgttctccctatgtctgtgtgggtttcctctgggtgactgtctgtgaggagtgtggtgtgttctccctgtttctgcgtgggttttctccgggtgactgtctgtgaggagtgtggggtgttctccctgtgtctgtatgagtttcctctgggtgactgtctgtgaggagtgtggtgtgttctccctgtgtctgcgtgggtttcctccgggtgactgtctgtcaggagtgtggtgtgttttccctgtgtccgcgtgggtttcctccgggtgctccggtttcctatcacagtccaaaaacaaacgttggtaggtggattggcgactcaacagtgtcagtaggtgtgagtgtgtgagtaaatgtgtgagtgtgtgtcttcctgcaaaggactggtgccccctccaggttgtgttcctgtcttgcacccactgattccgggtaggctccggacccactccgaccctgaactggataagttacagacagtgaatgaatgaatgtataaaattTAGTAttttgctccctctacagttaaagagtgtaattcacatttacagcattgtcctgaaATCGAGGGAGAAGGGTTGGTGGATGGCTCCTTActttcctccaaaagttacatagtgcagtttctgcagtgctgagcccagagtaaacATGATAGAAGCTCTagtctccctattacagctaaGTGAAGCATCGCAattatttttaagctgtaattttaatgtaaaatactacctaggtttgcttaacatatatatatatatatatatattaatcccccccccccttttttttcacAGACTGCAGCACTCAGCTCTCTGGAATCAAGTCACAGAAAATTGTCAAGAAAGCAGGCGACCTGGATGGCTCCTGGATGAAGGACCCTACCAAAGGCTCTTCCAGGATTTACTTCTTCAGTGGCTCCAGGAACAACACACTGCTGGAGTTCATCTCTCTAAAGGCCTTCACTGATTCCAACTGGACCAAGAAGGCTGAGGTTATCCAGCTGCCACTGGCCTGGCAGGGGACTGGCCATGTGGTCTACAATGGCTTCATCTACTATCACCACGCCGACACGAGAAATGAGGTTCTGAAGGTGCACCTCCTCAATCGCACTGTGACTGACCGCATGCTTCTACCTGGTGCTGGACGTATACCCGCTTATGGCCTCTCCCCTCACACTCTGCTTGACCTAGCAGTGGATGAACTAGGCCTATGGGCTATCCATGCTGACCCTGATATTGGGGGAAACCTTGTGGTCACCAAACTGGACTCCAACAGTCTGGCTTTGGAACACACTTGGGACACCAACTGCAAAAGCTACGATGCAGAAGGGGCTTTCATAATCTGTGGCACAATGTATGTGGTCTATAACTCACAATCTGGAGGACGGTCCACTATTAAATGCTTCTTCGACATCCACGATACTCTGCTGGCTGAGGAGATCCCTGTGATTTTCTTCCCCAAGCGCTACACAAGCCACTCAGGCATGCACTACCACCCCAAAGAGAAGCAAGTCTACGCCTGGGATGATGGTTACCAGACTATTTACAAACTGGATACCAAGAGAAAATTACAAGTCAATTAAACCAGTAACTGGACATTAAATAAATCCAGTTTAAACATGTCCCCTTTCAGGGAAAGACAAAAGTCACATATAATGTCTAAGGTATGctatatgtccaaacatttctaGGCCTACTTTATAATTATAAGAATTCCCACTGTATAAATAACACCCACTGTGGACATGGATGTTTAGTTGTCCATGCCCAGCTGTATAATCATCATACGAAagcatgaatcaaaatgtagaaaataatagaGCTTAAGGCCCTCATGCTCAGTGTCATGTATCAGCAagcagcagtggaactgcattcacCAGGGTGATGGAAAACTACATTCCAAATTAGCTGgaagtggcttttgtgatccaaaTCTAATATtcccaacatcagtacctgtcTCCACTAATGGAGATAAAGTCTGTTACTCCAACAACCAAGAAGTCACAGAGAAGGGATTTCAAACCCTTGATTGCAGAAGAAACATTTGGTGAACggttgtctacaaacttttggctcAAATGTTCTACCATTTGGTCTAAAAGCTTCCcaaaagagtagaggctgttat
This region of Hoplias malabaricus isolate fHopMal1 chromosome 17, fHopMal1.hap1, whole genome shotgun sequence genomic DNA includes:
- the olfml1 gene encoding olfactomedin-like protein 1 — translated: MCRMLLKVFPLLLLLPLGTGQAQRTTQDVFMMQYFQRRLQELEERLIRCDLDLQSFNQKVYDMSSEMRGQLRSVNTLKSEVQGQVDSLALRVDRVERDVEYLQNKIPDTSDVEVEESVLEEQVKEAQLKKKAIITQGKDCSTQLSGIKSQKIVKKAGDLDGSWMKDPTKGSSRIYFFSGSRNNTLLEFISLKAFTDSNWTKKAEVIQLPLAWQGTGHVVYNGFIYYHHADTRNEVLKVHLLNRTVTDRMLLPGAGRIPAYGLSPHTLLDLAVDELGLWAIHADPDIGGNLVVTKLDSNSLALEHTWDTNCKSYDAEGAFIICGTMYVVYNSQSGGRSTIKCFFDIHDTLLAEEIPVIFFPKRYTSHSGMHYHPKEKQVYAWDDGYQTIYKLDTKRKLQVN